The genomic segment CGAGGTGCTGTTATGAAGGAAATGATCATTTTTACTGTCACCGGCTTGATAATCATGGTTTTGGGAATCCTGTTATTAAAGCGGGAAAAAAGGCTTTTTCAAGACCCTGTGGAAACTACCGCCACGGTGACGACTTATAACGAATATTACGATCAAACCCCTGCCGGGAAGCAGCTTATGTACACCATGGTGGTGGAATACCGCCTGTCGGACGGCACTTTGATTCAAGCTCCGGAACAATCGGGTTCAAACAGAAAAAAATACCGCGAGGGAAAAGTGCTGCAAATTCTGTACAGCCGCGAAAAAACCGACATGTTCATTGTCAAAGGGGATCATTCCCGAAAAATCATCTTGGTCGGCATGATTGTTGTCGGCGCGCTGATGATCGTCGGCGGGTTTTACATGATTTTTTTCCTATAAATAAAAAGCGAATATACTGAAACACGGTCTTTTCTGCAAAGAAAAGACCGTGTTTTTTTAGTACCGAGAGGCTTGGCGAAATAAAACGCTATTCGATAAATCGAATTTTGGACAAATCGGGTTGATGCGGAGAACCCTCCGCAACAGCATACCCCACCAAAACCGAAAGTCCGAATTCCCACCCGTCCGGCAGGTTAAACTTTTTTCTGAACATATCCCCGTTTTGACCCTTTAACGGAATGGCGGGCGACGCGGCGATAACGCTGGAAAGCCCTAAAGATGTGGCGGCCAATGCAATGTTTTCGCTGACAATGCCGATATCAACCTCCCGCCCGGATTGCTTTAAAATCAGGAACATGCAGGGCGCATTGTAAAACAATTTCCCACCCCGTTTTAAGATCAGATTGTAATAATCACTGTCGTCGCCGTTTTTCAAAATGCGCATGCCCTCGTCGTCCAGTTCATCGACGATGGCTTTGTTGTTTACCACGACAATCCGCCATGGCTGGCGGTTCATCCCGCTCGG from the Oscillospiraceae bacterium genome contains:
- a CDS encoding nitroreductase family protein, whose amino-acid sequence is MNETLKVIAQRYSCRDFDGRMPERDKLEAIALAAVQSPSGMNRQPWRIVVVNNKAIVDELDDEGMRILKNGDDSDYYNLILKRGGKLFYNAPCMFLILKQSGREVDIGIVSENIALAATSLGLSSVIAASPAIPLKGQNGDMFRKKFNLPDGWEFGLSVLVGYAVAEGSPHQPDLSKIRFIE
- a CDS encoding DUF3592 domain-containing protein produces the protein MKEMIIFTVTGLIIMVLGILLLKREKRLFQDPVETTATVTTYNEYYDQTPAGKQLMYTMVVEYRLSDGTLIQAPEQSGSNRKKYREGKVLQILYSREKTDMFIVKGDHSRKIILVGMIVVGALMIVGGFYMIFFL